The segment GATTTTTCTGCTTGTTCTGGTTGGGTTATTCCTTGATGCCAAAGGCTAAATCTCCTGCATCACCAAGTCCCGGAACAATGTATGAATGTTCGTCTAATTGGTCGTCGATGGCGGCTACCCATACCGTCGTTTTGTCGGCCGGCATACATTCTTTGATATAGTTGATTGCCTGTTTGCTGGCAATGATTGAAGCTACATGTATATGTTCGGGTTCACCTTTTGTAAGAAGGGCTTGAAAAGCAAGTTCCATCGAGCTTCCCGTCGCCAACATCGGATCCGTTATGATTAAAATTTTGTCTTTTAACCGCGGAGAAGCAATGTACTCGATGTGAATGTCAAAGTTTAAACGGTCTTTGTATTTGCGGTAAGCTGATACGAATGCATTCTCGGCATGATCAAAATAATTCAGAAAACCTTGATGAAAAGGCAGTCCTGCGCGCAGAATGGTACTGATTACTACTCGTGAATTAGGAACCATCATGTCGGCATTTCCTAAAGGAGTCTGTATTGTCTTTTTCTGATAAGCAATATGTTTGCTGATTTCGTATGAAAGAATTTCCCCGATTCTCTCGATGTTTCTGCGAAAACGCAGGCTGTCTGTCTGAATGGTTACATCCCGAAGTTCTGCCACGAATTGATTGAGAATAGAATTTGTAGCTCCAAGGTTGATTATTTCCATGTCGTTTTGTTTTTTCTGCAAAGATAAGAATAAAGATCAAACTTTTTTTTGAAATCTTTTATCAGTTAAAAAAAGATACTAACTTTGTGCGCTGAAAGAAAAACTTATTAGTGAACAGATTATGATAAAGATTACATTTCCGGATAATTCCGTAAGAGAATATGCAGAAGGAACAACTGCCATGCAGATAGCCGAAAGCATTAGCTCTCGTTTGGCACAAGAAGTATTGGCTGCAAGTGTAAACGGTGAAGTCTGGGACCTGACACGTCCTATTAATCAGGACGCAACTGTAAAACTGTTCAAGTGGGATGATGAAGAAGGTAAACATGCTTTCTGGCATTCAAGTGCCCACCTGATGGCTGAAGCTTTGCAGGAGTTGTACCCTGGCATTAAATTCGGTATCGGTCCGGCTATTGAAAACGGATTTTACTATGATGTAGATCCGGGTGACGCTGTTATTAAAGACAGCGATTTCGCGACTATTGAAGCCAAGATGATGGAACTGGTTGCGAAGAAAGAAGCCATTGTCCGTAAAGACATTTCAAAAGCAGATGCCTTGAAAATGTTTGGAGACAGAGGTGAAGAGTATAAAGTTGAATTAATCAATGAATTGGAAGACGGAACCATCACCACTTATACACAGGGTGCTTTTACCGATCTGTGCCGTGGTCCGCATATTCCTAACACATCCTATATAAAGGCCGTTAAGGTATTAAGTGTTGCAGGAGCTTATTGGCGTGGAGATGAAACACGTAAGCAGCTGGTTCGTTTGTATGCTATTACGTTCCCGAAGAAAAAACTTCTGGATGAATACTTGACCTTGCTGGAAGAAGCCAAGAAACGTGACCATCGTAAAATAGGTAAGGAGCTGGATCTGTTTATGTTCTCAGATACAGTAGGTAAAGGTTTGCCTATGTGGTTACCGAGAGGAACAGCCTTGCGTTTGCGTCTGCAGGATTTCTTGCGCCGTATTCAGGCCCGTTATGATTATCAGGAAGTAATGTGTCCGCCTATCGGTAATAAATTATTGTATATTACTTCCGGACACTATGCGAAGTACGGAAAAGATTCTTTCCAGCCGATTCATACGCCTGAAGAAGGAGAAGAATATTTCCTGAAACCGATGAACTGCCCTCATCACTGTATGATCTATAAAAACTCACCGCGTTCATATAAGGATCTGCCTTTGCGTCTGGCTGAATTCGGTACGGTATGTCGTTATGAACAGAGTGGTGAGCTGCACGGTTTGACCCGTGTACGTAGCTTTACGCAGGATGATGCTCATATTTTCTGTCGCCCGGATCAGGTGAAAGACGAATTTATCCGTGTAATGGATATTATTTCAATCGTGTTTAAGTCTATGGATTTCCAGAACTTCGAAGCACAGATTTCATTGCGGGATAAAGTTAATCGGGAAAAGTACATCGGTAGCGAAGAAAACTGGGAAAAAGCAGAACGTGCCATTATTGAGGCATGCGAAGAAAAAGGTTTGCCTGCAAAGATAGAATATGGTGAAGCTGCATTTTATGGTCCGAAACTTGACTTTATGGTGAAGGATGCCATCGGTCGCCGTTGGCAGTTAGGAACAATTCAGGTAGATTATAATTTGCCGGAGCGTTTTGAACTGGAATATACGGGTGAAGACAACAAGAAGCATCGCCCGGTTATGATTCACCGTGCACCGTTTGGTTCTATGGAACGTTTTGTGGCTGTATTGATAGAACATACTGCTGGAAAATTCCCCTTGTGGCTGACTCCGGATCAGGTAGTGGTTTTGCCAATCAGTGAGCGCTTCAATGAATATGCTTGGAATGTGGCACGTGAGTTAAAGCAAAGCAATATTCGTGTTTTGGTTGACGACCGAAATGAGAAGATCGGACGTAAAATTCGTGACAACGAGATGAAACGTATCCCTTATATGCTGATTGTTGGAGAAAAAGAAGCAGAAAATGGTGAAGTTTCTGTAAGAAAACAGGGCGAAGGTGATAAAGGTTCGATGAAAATTGCTAACTTTGCAGCGCTTTTGAATAACGAAGTTGAGGAAATGATCAATCGTTGGTAAAAAGTGAAGATTAAATTAACAAAATAACGAGGAGAATAAAACATTTTTGAATGAAGATTGACAATTCAAAAGAGCAGTATAGAATTAATGAACGGATTCGTGTTCGTGAAGTTCGTTTAGTCGGTGATAATGTAGAGCAGGGAGTTTATCCCACATCACAGGCACTTAAAATCGCCGAAGATCAAGGATTAGACCTGGTTGAGATTTCGCCCAATGCTGCGCCCCCCGTTTGTAGAGTGATTGACTATCAGAAGTTCCTCTACCAACAGAAGAAACGTCAGAAAGAACAGAAGGCAAAATCTGTGAAAGTCGTTGTGAAGGAAATCCGGTTCGGACCTCAGACGGATGATCACGATTATGCATTTAAGTTGAAGCATGCGAAGGGCTTCTTGGAAGAAGGAGCAAAAGTGAAGGCTTATGTGTTCTTTAAAGGTCGTTCCATTCTGTTTAAGGAGCAGGGAGAAGTTTTATTACTCCGTTTTGCCAATGATTTGGAAGACTATGGCCGCGTAGAGCAGATGCCGCTTTTGGAAGGTAAGCGAATGATTATCGTTCTGACACCTAAGAAAGGCGCTGGTTCTTCAAAAGCTGCCAAGAAACCGGCTGCTCCGGCTGAGAATGCTGCAGGTGAAGCTGGTAGTAAAGATGAATAATATTGAATGAAATAGAAACATTTCCCAGATGGGGATGTGTATAGTTTAATTAATTAAAACAGATTGGAAAATGCCTAAGATGAAGACTAATTCCGGTGCCAAAAAGAGGTTTGCCCTTACCGGAACAGGAAAGATCAAGAGAAAACACGCTTTTAAAAGTCACATTCTGACAAAGAAGACTAAAAAGCAGAAGAGAAACCTTACTCATACAGGTATCGTTGCCGGTGTTGATGTAAACGGTGTAAAGAAATTGCTTTGCATGAAGTAATTTATTAAAGCGAGTTTTTTTAGATTTTTATTAACCGAGTGTATTAGCAAAAAAGATCATTGTAAAAGATGACGCTAACATTCAAAACAGATTAGAATTATGCCTAGATCAGTAAATCATGTTGCTTCAAGAGCAAAAAGAAAACGGATTTTGAAACTTACCCGTGGTTATTACGGTGCTCGTAAGAATGTTTGGACCGTAGCGAAGAATACATGGGAAAAAGGTTTAACGTATGCATTCCGTGACCGTCGTAACAAGAAACGTAACTTCCGCGCTTTGTGGATTCAGCGTATCAATGCTGCCGCTCGTCTGGAAGGTATGTCATACTCTCGTTTGATGGGTGCTTTGCACGCTGCAGGAATCGAAATCAATCGTAAGGTGTTGGCCGATTTGGCTGTTAACCATCCTGAAGCTTTCAAGGCTATCGTTGCCAAAGTAAAGTAAGAATTGAATTTCTTAGGATAAAGAAAGGATCTGCCTGATAGGGGCAGGTCCTTTTCTTTTTGGGGCTTCTGAAATGACCGTTCGAAACTCGTGAGGATCGAAAATGAAACTTACGGGAAATGATTTCGTTTCTCGTCGATTTTGTTTTCGATGTTCGTGTATTTTTTTCTACAATATATTTGGTTTACTCAAAATAAAAGCATATATTTGCAATACAATCAAACGAGCTTAAAGAGTTAAGCCGCACTTGTTCGATTGGGAAACTCATCAAATTATAATAATTCCGAGACATAGCTTTTGTCACCAATGGCGGGCCGCGCCCTTCGGGGTATGCTTAGCACGGCGGATTACAAAGGTGGCAGGGCACTCAAATCCTGTCATGCGGAGTTTATTCATATCTACGGTGCGGCTTTTATTATACAAAGGGACTACTGAAAAGTAGTCCCTTTTTTGTTATAGACTATCGTGCAATGTATGGAAATGTCGCTTATTTGGGTGATAAATGACTATAAAAAGTGTCTTTTTGTTGTTATGCGTTAAAAATGAAATGACATTCGAGTGGAAAAATAATTTTTTAGTATATTTGTTGAATACATTAATTTATCATATACTATGGACTTCGTTAAATATTTATATATAGCTATTCGTGCTGCTTTGGATGCCGGCAAATCAATTATGGACATTTATACAGATCCTAATTCTGATTTTGGTATTGAAAGAAAAGAGGATAATTCTCCTTTGACATTGGCTGATAAAGCATCCAACCGAATTATTGTTTCAGCCCTTTCTGTTACTCCTTTTCCCATTCTAAGTGAAGAAGAGAAACAATGCCCTTATGAAGAGCGCAAAACTTGGGAGACTTTGTGGGTGGTTGATCCGCTGGATGGAACCAAGGAGTTTATCAAACGTAATGGAGAGTTTACGGTTAATATAGCTCTTGTACATAAGAATGTGCCTGTGTTGGGCGTGATTTATGTACCTGTCCGGAAAGAACTTTATTTTGCTTGTGAGTCGGTCGGCGCTTATAAGCTGATGGATATCGACAGTGCTAACCAGCCATCGATGGATGTGCTTAAAAAGAATGCTTCACGTCTGCCTTCCGCCATGTTCCATCAAGGTATCGTAGTCGTTGCTTCCCGTTCTCATCAGTCGGAAGAAACAACGAGATATATTGATAACTTACGGAAAAAGGGCCAGCCAGTGACGCTGATAAGCAGTGGCAGCAGCTTGAAGATTTGTCTGGTAGCTGAAGGTTCTGCCGACGTTTATCCTCGTTTTGCTCCTACTATGGAATGGGATACGGCCGCCGGTCATGCGATAGCAAAGGCTTCGGGGTGTGAAGTTTATCACATTGATGAGAAGACTCCGCTGACTTATAATAAGGAAAATCTGCTGAATCCGTGGTTTATTGTCAAGCCGGTGAACAAATAAATTCCTACTTGTGCTATTTTCTTAAAAAAGATGGCCTAATCGAAACTCAACGGTTTTATTCCAGATTTTTTGTGTAAGTTTGCACTTTGTCTGAATAGTATAAGGAGATCGATGAGTTTTGAAGTAATATTTGTATTCTTGGCTTTAGTCGGAATGATTACAGCACTGGTCATGGACAAGATGCGTCCGGGCATGATTTTGCTGACGGTTGTCGTCTTGTTCCTTTGTGCGGGTATCCTTTCACCGAAGGAAATGCTGGAAGGTTTCAGCAATAAGGGAATGATAACGGTAGGAATGCTTTTCCTCGTCAGTGAAGGGATCCGACAAAGTGGGGCATTGGGACAATTGATTAAGAAATTGCTGCCGCAGCATCATACAACTGTCTTTAAAGCTCAGTTGCGCATGTTGCCTCCGATTGCTTTCATTTCGGCTTTTCTGAATAATACACCCGTGGTGGTTATCTTTGCTCCAATTATCAAACGCTGGGCAGAGTCTGTAAAGCTTCCGGCCACCAAGTTCCTCATACCGCTTTCGTTTGTCACTATATTAGGTGGTATCTGCACATTGATCGGTACTTCTACCAATTTGGTTGTGCACGGCATGATTTTAGAAGCCGGTTACGAAGGCTTTACGATGTTTGAGCTGGGTAAAGTGGGCGTATTCGTAGCTATTGCAGGTATTCTTTATCTTTTTGCCTTTTCAAAGTTCTTATTGCCGGAAGATCGCTCGGATTCCATTCAGGATGATGATGAAGAACAGCATACGGGCTTGCATCGGGTGGAAGCCGTTTTAGGTGCTCGTTTCCCCGGTATTAATAAGACTCTAGGAGCATTTAATTTTACACGCCATTATGGTGCCATTGTGAAAGAAGTGATCAGTGGCGGACGGCGTTATACACATAATTTAGATAAGGTCCGTCTGAATGTGGGAGACACTTTGATCCTTTGGGCCGACGATTCTTTTATTCCTACGTGGGGTGAGTCAAGTGTGTTCTTGATGCTGGCCAATGGAAAAGACAGTCAGACTCCTGTTTCTGCCAAGAAACGCTGGTTGGCCTTAGGTTTGCTTATCTTCATGATTGTAGGAGCGACGGTCGGCGAATTGCCTGCCGTGAAAGAAATGTTTCCGGACATGAAGCTGGATATGTTCTTCTTTGTCTGTATTACCACGATTATTATGGCATGGACAAAGATATTCCCTCCGAAAAAATATACGAAGTACATCTCTTGGGATATCCTGATAACCATTGCCTGTGCCTTTGGCATCAGTAAAGCGATGGAAAATTCGGGATTTGCTACGCTGATAGCCCAGTATATAATCAGTATGGCCGACGACTTGGGGCCTTATGCCTTGCTGGCCATCATCTTCATCATCACCAATATCTTTACAGAACTGATCACGAACAACGCTGCGGCGGCTTTGAGCTTTCCGATCGCTCTTTCGGTTGCTTCGCAGTTGGGCGTTGACCCGAAGCCTTTCTTTGTCGTGATCTGTATGGCTGCTTCGGCCAGTTTCAGTACGCCGATCGGGTATCAGACCAATCTGATTGTGCAAGGTGTTGGTGGATATAAGTTTGTCGATTTTGTGAAGGTAGGTTTGCCTTTGAATATAATAACATTCCTGATCTCGGTCTTTCTGATCCCTCAGATCTGGAAATTTTAACTACATGAAAACAGTAAAGTGAATATGGATATAAAAGAAAAAGGATGTGTGGAAACCGATAATCCGAATCATGTGTATCCTATTTTTGATAGGATGATGAGCCGTGCCGATAAAGAGGAGCTGCTCCACCAGAAAGGTCTGATGGTCTGGTTTACCGGCCTGAGCGGATCAGGAAAAAGCACAATCGCCATTGCGCTGGAAAGAGAATTACACAAGCGTGGATTGCTATGCCGGATTCTGGATGGTGACAATATCCGGAGCGGAATCAATAATAATTTGGGCTTTTCGGCTGCCGACCGGGTAGAGAACATCCGTCGGATTGCAGAAGTCGGACGGCTATTTGTAGATACGGGAATTATTACGCTGGCGGCATTTATCAGTCCGAATAACGATATCCGTAAAATGGCGGCTTCAATTATTGGGGAAGACGATTTTATGGAGGTTTATGTAAGTACACCGATCGAAGAGTGTGAACGGCGTGATGTGAAAGGACTTTATGCAAAGGCCCGCCGAGGCGAGATCGCTAATTTTACCGGTATTTCTGCTCCGTTTGAAGCGCCTGAACACCCGGCTTTGTCATTGGATACCTCGGTTCTCACCTTGGAAGAATCTGTTCATCAGTTATTGGAAAAAATATTACCGAAAATAAGAAAATAAAGATATTTATTATGTCTGATTACAAATTAAGTCATTTGCAGGAATTGGAAGCTGAGTCGATTTATATCATTCGTGAAGTAGCTGCCGAGTTTGAAAATCCTGTTATGCTTTATTCAATTGGTAAAGACTCGTCCGTTATGGTTCGTCTGGCTGAAAAAGCCTTTGCTCCCGGAAAGGTTCCTTTCCCGTTGATGCATATCGATTCGAAATGGAAGTTTAAGGAGATGATTGAGTTTCGTGATAATTATGCCAAGAAATATGGCTGGAACCTGATCGTTGAATCGAATATGGAAGCGTTTAAGGCGGGCGTTGGACCGTTTACGCACGGAAGTAAAGTACATACTGATTTGATGAAAACGCAGGCACTGCTGCACGCGTTGGATAAATATAAATTTGATGCGGCCTTTGGAGGTGCCCGCCGCGATGAAGAGAAAAGCCGTGCGAAGGAACGTATCTTCTCTTTCCGTGATAAGTTCCACCAGTGGGACCCGAAGAACCAGCGTCCGGAATTGTGGGATATTTACAATACCCGTGTGCATAAAGGCGAAAGTATCCGTGTGTTCCCGTTGTCGAACTGGACGGAGCTGGATATCTGGCAGTACATCCGCTTAGAGAATATTCCGATTGTTCCGTTATACTTTGCCAAAGAACGTCCGATTGTCGAGATTGACGGAAATCTGATCATGGCCGACGATGACCGTCTGCCGGAGCAGTATCGTGACAAGATCCGGATGCGTAAAGTCCGTTTCCGTACCTTAGGTTGCTGGCCTTTGACCGGTGCTGTCGAGAGCGATGCCGATACGATTGAGAAGATCGTGGAAGAAATGATGACGACTACCAAGAGTGAACGTACAACCCGTGTCATCGATTTCGACCAGGATGCCAGCATGGAACAGAAGAAACGCGAAGGATACTTTTAAATTGACAATTGACAATGGAAGATTGATAATTACAAGACCAGACTATGAAAAAGGAGAATTTAATAATGGATAAGTCGTTTGCCTTTGCGGTTCGAATTGTCCGACTGTATAAGCTCCTGTGTGCAAGAAGGGAGTTTGTTTTGTCCAAGCAATTGCTGAGATGCGGAACTTCAGTAGGTGAATAATCAGTCTATTGTAAAGGATTGTCAGGAAATTGTTCGATTGTTAATAGCAATTATAAAAACTTGTAAACTGAATATATAATGGATATAGAACAAGATAAGAAATTGTCAATTGGCAATAGTCAATTGTCAATTCGAGAGTTCCTCGATCGGGATGAGCAGAAAGACTTATTGCGCTTTCTGACTGCCGGATCAGTGGATGACGGTAAATCGACGTTGATAGGCCGTCTGTTGTTTGACAGCAAGAAAATATATGAAGACCAGCTGGATGCGTTGGAACGAGACAGCAAGCGTGTTGGGAATGCCGGCGAACACATTGATTATGCGCTGCTGCTCGACGGGTTGAAGGCCGAACGTGAACAGGGTATTACGATTGATGTGGCTTATCGCTACTTCAGTACCAATAACCGCAAGTTCATCATTGCCGATACTCCGGGGCACGAACAGTACACCCGAAATATGATTACGGGTGGTTCGACAGCCAATCTGGCGATTATCCTGGTAGATGCCCGCACGGGTGTGATTACACAAACCCGCCGTCATACTTATTTGGTCTCTTTATTGGGCATCCATCATGTGGTTCTGGCCGTCAATAAGATGGACTTGGTTGATTTCGACAAAAAGGTATTCGACAAGATTGTTTCTGATTATCTGGCCTTTGTCAAGCCATTGGGCATCGAGGATGTAACTTGCATTCCTCTTTCTGCCTTGGATGGCGATAACGTGGTGGATAAGAGCGACCGTACTCCGTGGTACGAAGGCCCGTCGCTGTTGGATTTCTTGGAAACAGTGCCCATTGATAAGGACCGGAATTACGAGAATTTCCGTTTCCCGGTGCAGTATGTCTTGCGTCCAAACTTGGACTTCCGTGGTTTTAGCGGGAAAGTGGCAAGCGGCGTAGTCCGTAAAGGCGACGAAGTCATGGCTTTGCCTTCCAGAAAGAAATCTCGGGTGAAGAGCATCGTAACTTACGATGGAGAGCTCGAAGAAGCTTTTCCGCCTATGTGCGTTACCCTGACACTCGAAGATGAAATTGATGTGTCGCGTGGCGAGATGCTGGTTCACCCCGACGATCTTCCGTTCGAAAAGCGCTGCTTCGAATCCATGCTTGTCTGGATGGACGAAGAACCCATGGATACAAGCAAGCAGTTCTACCTGAAACAGACGACCAATACCACGCGTGCTCGTATCGATACAATCCGGTATAAAGTAAACGTCAATACAATGGAACAGTCGGCCGTTGATCATCTCGAACTGAATGAAATTGGCAAGGTCGTCATTTCTACCAACAAAGAGCTGTTCTTCGATCCTTACACCCAGAACAAGCCGACCGGTTCTTTTATCCTGATTGACCCGATCACCAACAATACGTCGGCTGTGGGCATGATCCTGAATCCGGTAGATGATAATCAGCTAGCTCTCGAAAATGAAAGCAGTATGATTACCCTGAATTTACCCGAGATGGGAATTACTCCGGAACACTATGAAGCCGTCGAAAAGGTATGTAAGGAAATCGAAAGCCGGGGCATTGAGCTGCGGATTATTAAGTGAAAGGATATAAATAATACGACCTTTTAATTGTTTGACAGTTGTCGGAAAGCTTTAGCACAGTTGTCAAAAAGCTTTTTGACATATATGGAAAAGCTTTTCGACGGCTGTGCTAAAGCTAAAAGGTTATTAGATTTGATTAAATATGGGATTACTTCAGTTTGACAAGTTGCCGATAAATACATTGGTAGGTGCCGATTGGGACACCTTTAAGAAGATTACTGACGGGCAATGGATAGGTGATGAGTATAAAGCTAAGTTCCGGTTGACGAAAGCTGTTTGCCGGTTATTGAGTTTATTGAAACCATTTGAAGACCGCCGATACGCTAAACTGGAAAATCAGCCGCTTGAAATGGATCCGCTCTTTATCTTGGGCCATTGGCGGAGTGGTACGACATTTGTACACAATGTCTTTGCTTGCGATAAGCATTTTGGGTACACGACTACTTATCAGACGGTATTTCCGAACTTAATGCTGTGGGGACAGCCTTTCTTTAAGAAGAATATGTCGTTCCTGATGCCCGATCATCGTCCGACCGACAATATGGAACTGAAGGTGGATCTGCCGCAGGAAGAAGAGTTTGCCCTTTCCAATATGATGCCTTATACGTATTATAATTTCTGGTTCTTCCCGCAGAAGATGCTGGATTATTGTGATAAATATCTTTTGTTTAATACGATAACAGAAGAAGAACGCCAGATTTTCATGAAGGCATTTTTGAAGCTGGTAAAAATCTCTTTGCACAATACCGGCGGAACACAATACCTGAGTAAGAATCCTCCTCACACCGGACGGGTAAAGACCTTGCTGGAAATGTTTCCGAATGCCAAGTTTATTTATTTGAAGCGCAATCCATATACAGTCTTTGAGAGTACACGCAGCTTTTTTATCAATACAATCAAACCCTTGAAGTTGCAGCCGATTTCAGATGAAGAACTGATCCGTAATTTTGTGGAAGTCTACAAGCGTTTGTTCTATAAGTTTGAAGACGAGAAACATCTGATTCCGGAAGGCAATTTGGTGGAACTGAAGTTTGAAGACTTTGAAAAGGATGCTTATGGAATGACTGAGGATATTTACCGGCAGTTAAACCTGCCCGGGTTTGAAGAGTCAAAAGACAAGATTGCCCAATATCTGGGGAAGAAGAAGGGATATAAGAAGAATCAATATAAGTACGAAGATGCTACCGTGCATACCGTTGAGGAAAACTGGGGCATGGCTTTGGATAAATGGGGATATTCTTTGTAAGAGAAATGTTGATGGTGATGAGAAAATATATATATATTTGCTGGATGGCGCTCTGCTTGTGGATGTGTCAGGGTCGTCTGGCTGCAGAGGAAATAAAGTCGGTTTCGGATGAAAAGGAGACGTCATTCTTGTATGGTAACATGGATCAATGGCTGGTCCGCCAGATTGAAGAATCGTCTATTATCGGAGGCGAGACGAAATTGCTCTATGAGATTGCCGCCAAAGATACAGTGGTAGGAAATATTGCCTATACAAATGCCGGCGGTTCGCCCTGGCGTACTTCCAATGTGATGGCCAAGGTGGCAGGCATTGTCAAGACAAATGTATCTGTTTTCCCGGAACGTCGGGGAACAGGCTGGTGTGCCCGCCTGGAAACGCGGATGGAA is part of the Parabacteroides sp. AD58 genome and harbors:
- a CDS encoding SLC13 family permease, which encodes MSFEVIFVFLALVGMITALVMDKMRPGMILLTVVVLFLCAGILSPKEMLEGFSNKGMITVGMLFLVSEGIRQSGALGQLIKKLLPQHHTTVFKAQLRMLPPIAFISAFLNNTPVVVIFAPIIKRWAESVKLPATKFLIPLSFVTILGGICTLIGTSTNLVVHGMILEAGYEGFTMFELGKVGVFVAIAGILYLFAFSKFLLPEDRSDSIQDDDEEQHTGLHRVEAVLGARFPGINKTLGAFNFTRHYGAIVKEVISGGRRYTHNLDKVRLNVGDTLILWADDSFIPTWGESSVFLMLANGKDSQTPVSAKKRWLALGLLIFMIVGATVGELPAVKEMFPDMKLDMFFFVCITTIIMAWTKIFPPKKYTKYISWDILITIACAFGISKAMENSGFATLIAQYIISMADDLGPYALLAIIFIITNIFTELITNNAAAALSFPIALSVASQLGVDPKPFFVVICMAASASFSTPIGYQTNLIVQGVGGYKFVDFVKVGLPLNIITFLISVFLIPQIWKF
- the thrS gene encoding threonine--tRNA ligase, coding for MIKITFPDNSVREYAEGTTAMQIAESISSRLAQEVLAASVNGEVWDLTRPINQDATVKLFKWDDEEGKHAFWHSSAHLMAEALQELYPGIKFGIGPAIENGFYYDVDPGDAVIKDSDFATIEAKMMELVAKKEAIVRKDISKADALKMFGDRGEEYKVELINELEDGTITTYTQGAFTDLCRGPHIPNTSYIKAVKVLSVAGAYWRGDETRKQLVRLYAITFPKKKLLDEYLTLLEEAKKRDHRKIGKELDLFMFSDTVGKGLPMWLPRGTALRLRLQDFLRRIQARYDYQEVMCPPIGNKLLYITSGHYAKYGKDSFQPIHTPEEGEEYFLKPMNCPHHCMIYKNSPRSYKDLPLRLAEFGTVCRYEQSGELHGLTRVRSFTQDDAHIFCRPDQVKDEFIRVMDIISIVFKSMDFQNFEAQISLRDKVNREKYIGSEENWEKAERAIIEACEEKGLPAKIEYGEAAFYGPKLDFMVKDAIGRRWQLGTIQVDYNLPERFELEYTGEDNKKHRPVMIHRAPFGSMERFVAVLIEHTAGKFPLWLTPDQVVVLPISERFNEYAWNVARELKQSNIRVLVDDRNEKIGRKIRDNEMKRIPYMLIVGEKEAENGEVSVRKQGEGDKGSMKIANFAALLNNEVEEMINRW
- the infC gene encoding translation initiation factor IF-3, giving the protein MKIDNSKEQYRINERIRVREVRLVGDNVEQGVYPTSQALKIAEDQGLDLVEISPNAAPPVCRVIDYQKFLYQQKKRQKEQKAKSVKVVVKEIRFGPQTDDHDYAFKLKHAKGFLEEGAKVKAYVFFKGRSILFKEQGEVLLLRFANDLEDYGRVEQMPLLEGKRMIIVLTPKKGAGSSKAAKKPAAPAENAAGEAGSKDE
- a CDS encoding four helix bundle protein codes for the protein MDKSFAFAVRIVRLYKLLCARREFVLSKQLLRCGTSVGE
- the rplT gene encoding 50S ribosomal protein L20, with protein sequence MPRSVNHVASRAKRKRILKLTRGYYGARKNVWTVAKNTWEKGLTYAFRDRRNKKRNFRALWIQRINAAARLEGMSYSRLMGALHAAGIEINRKVLADLAVNHPEAFKAIVAKVK
- the cysC gene encoding adenylyl-sulfate kinase, whose product is MDIKEKGCVETDNPNHVYPIFDRMMSRADKEELLHQKGLMVWFTGLSGSGKSTIAIALERELHKRGLLCRILDGDNIRSGINNNLGFSAADRVENIRRIAEVGRLFVDTGIITLAAFISPNNDIRKMAASIIGEDDFMEVYVSTPIEECERRDVKGLYAKARRGEIANFTGISAPFEAPEHPALSLDTSVLTLEESVHQLLEKILPKIRK
- the upp gene encoding uracil phosphoribosyltransferase — encoded protein: MEIINLGATNSILNQFVAELRDVTIQTDSLRFRRNIERIGEILSYEISKHIAYQKKTIQTPLGNADMMVPNSRVVISTILRAGLPFHQGFLNYFDHAENAFVSAYRKYKDRLNFDIHIEYIASPRLKDKILIITDPMLATGSSMELAFQALLTKGEPEHIHVASIIASKQAINYIKECMPADKTTVWVAAIDDQLDEHSYIVPGLGDAGDLAFGIKE
- the cysQ gene encoding 3'(2'),5'-bisphosphate nucleotidase CysQ, giving the protein MDFVKYLYIAIRAALDAGKSIMDIYTDPNSDFGIERKEDNSPLTLADKASNRIIVSALSVTPFPILSEEEKQCPYEERKTWETLWVVDPLDGTKEFIKRNGEFTVNIALVHKNVPVLGVIYVPVRKELYFACESVGAYKLMDIDSANQPSMDVLKKNASRLPSAMFHQGIVVVASRSHQSEETTRYIDNLRKKGQPVTLISSGSSLKICLVAEGSADVYPRFAPTMEWDTAAGHAIAKASGCEVYHIDEKTPLTYNKENLLNPWFIVKPVNK
- the cysN gene encoding sulfate adenylyltransferase subunit CysN — translated: MDIEQDKKLSIGNSQLSIREFLDRDEQKDLLRFLTAGSVDDGKSTLIGRLLFDSKKIYEDQLDALERDSKRVGNAGEHIDYALLLDGLKAEREQGITIDVAYRYFSTNNRKFIIADTPGHEQYTRNMITGGSTANLAIILVDARTGVITQTRRHTYLVSLLGIHHVVLAVNKMDLVDFDKKVFDKIVSDYLAFVKPLGIEDVTCIPLSALDGDNVVDKSDRTPWYEGPSLLDFLETVPIDKDRNYENFRFPVQYVLRPNLDFRGFSGKVASGVVRKGDEVMALPSRKKSRVKSIVTYDGELEEAFPPMCVTLTLEDEIDVSRGEMLVHPDDLPFEKRCFESMLVWMDEEPMDTSKQFYLKQTTNTTRARIDTIRYKVNVNTMEQSAVDHLELNEIGKVVISTNKELFFDPYTQNKPTGSFILIDPITNNTSAVGMILNPVDDNQLALENESSMITLNLPEMGITPEHYEAVEKVCKEIESRGIELRIIK
- the rpmI gene encoding 50S ribosomal protein L35, coding for MPKMKTNSGAKKRFALTGTGKIKRKHAFKSHILTKKTKKQKRNLTHTGIVAGVDVNGVKKLLCMK
- the cysD gene encoding sulfate adenylyltransferase subunit CysD, with product MMSDYKLSHLQELEAESIYIIREVAAEFENPVMLYSIGKDSSVMVRLAEKAFAPGKVPFPLMHIDSKWKFKEMIEFRDNYAKKYGWNLIVESNMEAFKAGVGPFTHGSKVHTDLMKTQALLHALDKYKFDAAFGGARRDEEKSRAKERIFSFRDKFHQWDPKNQRPELWDIYNTRVHKGESIRVFPLSNWTELDIWQYIRLENIPIVPLYFAKERPIVEIDGNLIMADDDRLPEQYRDKIRMRKVRFRTLGCWPLTGAVESDADTIEKIVEEMMTTTKSERTTRVIDFDQDASMEQKKREGYF